One genomic window of Brevundimonas vesicularis includes the following:
- a CDS encoding DUF488 family protein produces the protein MKLFTIGYEGATQADVIARLKTAGVQTLVDVRAVAASRRAGFSKTILGESLKAEGIDYVHLRGLGTPKAGRDAARKGRVDEMRAIFADHLAEPQAQVEYERLKALAVDKPVALLCFEADHAGCHRAVLAERLSEETGVAVVDI, from the coding sequence ATGAAGCTTTTCACCATTGGCTACGAGGGCGCGACCCAGGCCGACGTCATCGCGCGGCTGAAGACGGCCGGCGTGCAGACCCTGGTCGATGTCCGCGCGGTCGCCGCATCCCGCCGCGCCGGCTTTTCCAAGACGATCCTGGGCGAGAGTCTGAAGGCCGAAGGGATCGACTATGTCCACCTGCGCGGGCTGGGCACGCCCAAGGCGGGACGTGACGCGGCGCGCAAGGGCCGTGTCGACGAAATGCGCGCCATCTTCGCCGATCACCTGGCCGAACCCCAGGCGCAGGTCGAGTACGAGCGGCTGAAGGCGCTGGCGGTCGACAAACCCGTCGCCCTGCTGTGCTTTGAGGCCGACCACGCCGGCTGCCACCGCGCCGTCCTGGCGGAACGACTGTCGGAGGAAACCGGCGTGGCGGTCGTGGACATCTAG
- the recQ gene encoding DNA helicase RecQ has protein sequence MPATRPQFSRTDTPDLNDARTLLARVWGHADFRGLQGQVVERILSGGDVLAVLPTGGGKSVCYQIPAILRPGLGLVVSPLIALMTDQVEALKQQGVAAARLDSGVSLDERSAIWAAARSGGLDLLYVSPEGLAAGAMMDRLAELPLSLIAIDEAHCVSQWGHDFRPDYRNLGLLAERFPDVPRIAVTATADARTRDDILRSLRLEEATVFVDSFARPNLQLSAERKESASRAKTDARVIELVRERRGKSGVVYCGSRDGCDRVAQALRDAGTNAIAYHAGMDTKERDRRLERFLAEEGAVMVATIAFGMGVDKADVRFVIHADPPGSLEAYWQEIGRGGRDGEPAEGITLYGPSDIAWSLRRLDSRPMAEEVKSVQVRKTRQLFAMLDGAVCRAQAVRRYFGEHDAQPCGVCDICGDPPQLYDATVPAQKALAAVQRLGGRFGRNRVVDHLTARTKDVQPWEQQLSTWGIGREISLNSWREIVDHLLFEGLLAEDPNDGKPLVGLGDPEAVRAVYRGERQIEVRRAPLRADTAPRRRDRSGEGRNAALETMDADVRARFEALRAWRRDRASEQHVPPYVIFQDRTLLEIAQAEPGDLNSLGAISGVGQSKLDRYGKGVLEALAAL, from the coding sequence ATGCCGGCCACGCGCCCCCAGTTCTCCCGCACCGATACGCCTGACCTGAACGACGCGCGGACGTTGCTGGCGCGCGTCTGGGGGCACGCCGACTTCCGGGGGCTGCAGGGGCAGGTGGTCGAGCGGATCCTGTCGGGCGGCGATGTGCTGGCCGTCCTGCCGACCGGCGGCGGCAAGAGCGTCTGCTATCAGATCCCGGCCATCCTGCGCCCCGGACTGGGGCTGGTGGTGTCGCCGCTGATCGCCCTGATGACCGATCAGGTCGAGGCGTTGAAGCAGCAGGGCGTCGCGGCGGCGCGGCTGGATTCTGGCGTGTCTCTGGACGAGCGTTCGGCCATCTGGGCGGCGGCGCGGTCGGGGGGGCTGGACCTGCTCTATGTCTCGCCCGAAGGCCTGGCGGCGGGCGCCATGATGGACCGGCTGGCGGAACTGCCGCTCAGCCTGATCGCCATCGACGAGGCGCACTGCGTCTCGCAATGGGGCCACGACTTCCGCCCCGACTATCGCAACCTGGGTCTGCTGGCCGAGCGGTTTCCCGATGTCCCGCGCATCGCGGTGACGGCGACCGCCGACGCCCGCACGCGCGACGACATCCTGCGCTCGCTTCGGCTGGAAGAGGCGACGGTCTTCGTCGACAGCTTCGCGCGTCCGAACCTGCAGCTTTCGGCTGAGCGCAAGGAGAGCGCATCTCGCGCCAAGACCGACGCCCGCGTCATCGAACTGGTGCGCGAACGGCGGGGCAAGTCGGGCGTGGTCTATTGCGGCAGCCGCGACGGCTGCGACCGCGTGGCCCAGGCGCTGCGCGACGCCGGGACCAACGCCATCGCCTATCACGCCGGCATGGACACGAAGGAGCGTGACCGCCGGCTGGAACGCTTCCTGGCCGAAGAGGGCGCCGTGATGGTCGCCACCATCGCCTTCGGCATGGGCGTCGACAAGGCCGATGTCCGCTTCGTCATCCACGCCGATCCGCCGGGCAGCCTGGAGGCCTATTGGCAGGAGATCGGCCGGGGCGGGCGCGACGGCGAACCGGCCGAGGGCATCACCCTGTATGGGCCGTCCGACATCGCCTGGTCCTTGCGTCGGCTGGATAGCCGCCCGATGGCCGAGGAGGTCAAATCGGTCCAGGTCAGGAAGACCCGTCAGCTGTTCGCCATGCTGGACGGCGCCGTCTGTCGCGCCCAGGCCGTGCGGCGATACTTCGGCGAGCATGACGCCCAGCCTTGCGGCGTCTGCGACATCTGCGGCGACCCGCCCCAGCTTTATGATGCGACCGTCCCGGCCCAGAAGGCGTTGGCGGCGGTGCAGCGCTTAGGCGGCCGGTTCGGGCGCAATCGCGTCGTCGATCACCTAACCGCCCGCACCAAGGACGTGCAGCCGTGGGAGCAGCAACTGTCCACCTGGGGCATCGGGCGCGAGATTTCGCTGAACAGCTGGCGCGAGATCGTCGATCACCTGCTGTTCGAAGGTCTGCTGGCCGAGGATCCCAATGACGGTAAGCCGCTGGTCGGGCTGGGCGATCCCGAGGCGGTGCGGGCCGTCTATCGCGGCGAGCGCCAGATCGAGGTGCGTCGCGCGCCGCTGAGGGCCGATACGGCCCCGCGCCGTCGTGACCGATCGGGCGAAGGGCGCAATGCGGCGCTGGAGACGATGGACGCGGACGTCCGCGCCCGGTTCGAGGCCTTGCGCGCCTGGCGCCGCGACCGCGCCTCGGAACAGCACGTCCCGCCCTATGTCATCTTCCAGGACCGGACGCTGCTGGAGATCGCCCAAGCCGAGCCGGGCGACCTGAACAGTCTGGGCGCCATTTCCGGCGTCGGTCAGTCCAAGCTGGATCGCTACGGCAAGGGCGTACTGGAGGCGCTGGCCGCTCTCTAG
- a CDS encoding M1 family metallopeptidase — protein sequence MTLKALGLVSALALAAAMGLSACSTTTGGSAMTPPAIAPAPGPEAVDVHTHARPEIARVVDVALDLTADFNAKTLAGTATLDILAIPGANEIVLDIRDLDIQDVRDAAGQPLRYVVGDNDAVLGQPLTVYFPAFAANERRKITIRYSTRPNAAALQWLSPSQTAGGQKPYLFSQGQAILTRTWVPTQDSPGIRQTYSARITAPEDLTVVMSADHLTPNGERAANGMKTWRFRMDNPIPPYLIALGVGDIAFAPFDGRTGVWTEPSRLRAAQWELEPTAQMVTAAEKLYGPYRWGRYDLLVLPPSFPFGGMENPKLTFATPTIIAGDRSLVSLVAHELAHSWSGNLVTNATWNDFWLNEGFTVYFENRIMESVYGHDRAMQEQVLGWDSLQDTLKSLPAADTRLHLDLKGRDPDDGMNDIAYEKGALFLRTIERTVGRDRFDAWLRGYFDRNAYRPMTTAMFLKDIRDNLIKGDAALESQLQMDAWVYQPGLPSNAVAPVSHAFEPVDAAAVAFFKDKGPASAIPWADWNTQQRQRFLGWRPEGLRAGGDWLTNAQLADLERTLNLANEGNAELTFAWLQIALAHRYQPSVATAEKFLTSQGRRKFVLPLFQTLWNEGEWGRGNARRIYAEARPLYHPVTSGSVDQLVGRP from the coding sequence ATGACGCTGAAAGCGCTCGGTCTCGTCTCCGCCCTCGCCCTGGCCGCCGCCATGGGTCTGAGCGCCTGCTCCACCACGACGGGAGGGTCGGCCATGACCCCGCCCGCCATCGCCCCGGCGCCCGGTCCCGAAGCGGTGGACGTCCACACCCACGCCCGGCCCGAGATAGCCCGAGTTGTCGATGTGGCCCTGGACCTGACCGCCGACTTCAACGCCAAGACCCTGGCGGGCACGGCGACCCTGGACATCCTGGCGATCCCGGGCGCCAACGAGATCGTGCTGGATATCCGCGACCTGGACATTCAGGACGTGCGCGACGCGGCGGGTCAGCCGCTGCGCTATGTCGTCGGCGACAATGACGCCGTCCTGGGCCAGCCGCTGACGGTCTATTTCCCGGCCTTCGCCGCCAATGAGCGGCGCAAGATCACCATCCGCTATTCGACCCGCCCCAACGCGGCGGCCCTGCAATGGCTGAGCCCCAGCCAGACGGCAGGTGGACAGAAGCCCTATCTGTTCAGCCAGGGCCAGGCGATCCTGACCCGCACCTGGGTCCCGACCCAGGACAGCCCCGGCATCCGCCAGACCTATTCGGCCCGCATCACCGCGCCCGAAGACCTGACGGTGGTCATGAGCGCCGATCATCTGACGCCCAACGGCGAGCGAGCCGCAAACGGGATGAAGACCTGGCGCTTCCGGATGGACAATCCGATCCCGCCCTATCTGATCGCGCTGGGCGTCGGCGATATCGCCTTTGCGCCGTTCGACGGCCGCACCGGGGTCTGGACCGAGCCCAGCCGCCTGCGCGCCGCCCAATGGGAGCTGGAGCCGACCGCCCAGATGGTGACGGCGGCCGAGAAGCTGTACGGCCCCTATCGCTGGGGCCGCTACGACCTCCTGGTCCTGCCGCCCTCCTTCCCGTTCGGCGGGATGGAGAACCCGAAACTGACCTTCGCCACCCCGACCATCATCGCCGGCGATCGCTCGCTGGTGTCGCTGGTCGCGCACGAGCTGGCGCACTCCTGGTCGGGCAATCTGGTGACCAACGCGACCTGGAACGACTTCTGGCTGAACGAGGGCTTCACCGTCTATTTCGAGAACCGGATCATGGAGTCGGTCTATGGTCATGACCGCGCCATGCAGGAGCAGGTGCTGGGCTGGGACAGCCTTCAGGACACGCTGAAGTCCTTGCCGGCGGCGGATACCCGCCTGCACCTGGACCTGAAGGGCCGCGATCCCGACGACGGCATGAACGACATCGCCTACGAGAAGGGCGCCCTGTTCCTGCGGACAATCGAACGCACCGTCGGACGGGATCGGTTCGACGCCTGGCTGCGCGGCTATTTCGACCGCAACGCCTATCGCCCCATGACGACGGCCATGTTCCTGAAGGACATCCGCGACAATCTGATCAAGGGCGACGCGGCGCTGGAAAGTCAGCTGCAGATGGACGCCTGGGTCTATCAGCCCGGCCTGCCATCCAACGCCGTGGCGCCGGTGTCCCACGCCTTCGAGCCGGTGGATGCGGCCGCCGTCGCCTTCTTCAAGGACAAGGGACCGGCCTCGGCAATTCCGTGGGCGGACTGGAACACCCAGCAGCGCCAGCGCTTCCTGGGCTGGCGGCCCGAGGGTCTGCGGGCGGGGGGCGACTGGCTGACGAATGCGCAGCTGGCCGATCTGGAGCGGACGCTGAACCTGGCGAACGAAGGCAACGCCGAACTGACCTTCGCCTGGCTGCAGATCGCCCTGGCCCATCGCTATCAGCCGTCGGTCGCCACGGCCGAGAAGTTCCTGACCAGCCAGGGGCGTCGCAAGTTCGTCCTGCCGCTGTTCCAGACCCTGTGGAACGAGGGCGAATGGGGGCGCGGCAATGCGCGACGCATCTACGCCGAGGCCCGGCCGCTCTATCACCCGGTCACCAGCGGTTCGGTCGATCAGCTGGTCGGACGGCCGTAA
- a CDS encoding complex I NDUFA9 subunit family protein, giving the protein MADLAPGVVTLFGGSGFIGSQAVRALARRGWRIRVAVRNPVLAIEIQPLGDPGQIQFMRCDITNPADVAQAVRGADAVVNLVGVLHDAGGKRGFDAVHTEAAKTIAEAAKAAGVERLVQISAIGADAASPSAYGRTKAQAEAAVRAVYPDAVILRPSLVFGAGDSFLNRFAAMATMAPALPLIGGGETRFQPVYVGDVAEAIARGVTRADAAGRTYELGGPSLYTFREVLELVRRETGRDRMLVSVPFSVAKPLGSLLQLSRFVGLTPPLTRDQVLMLEKDNVVAADAFGLSDLGIDHPAGMAAIAPSYLWRYRVGGQFAEAPAH; this is encoded by the coding sequence ATGGCTGACCTCGCCCCCGGCGTCGTGACCCTCTTCGGAGGTTCGGGCTTTATCGGGTCGCAGGCGGTGCGCGCCCTGGCGCGTCGCGGCTGGCGCATTCGGGTCGCCGTGCGCAACCCGGTCCTGGCGATCGAGATCCAGCCGCTTGGCGATCCCGGACAGATCCAGTTCATGCGCTGCGACATCACCAACCCGGCGGATGTGGCGCAGGCCGTGCGCGGCGCGGACGCCGTCGTCAATCTGGTCGGCGTGCTGCATGACGCAGGCGGCAAGCGCGGCTTCGACGCCGTCCACACCGAGGCGGCCAAGACCATCGCCGAGGCCGCCAAGGCGGCGGGCGTTGAGCGCCTGGTCCAGATCTCCGCCATCGGCGCCGACGCCGCCAGCCCTTCGGCCTATGGTCGCACCAAGGCCCAGGCCGAGGCGGCCGTTCGCGCCGTCTATCCGGATGCGGTGATCCTGCGTCCGTCGCTGGTTTTCGGCGCGGGCGACAGCTTCCTCAATCGCTTCGCCGCGATGGCGACGATGGCGCCGGCCCTGCCGCTGATCGGCGGCGGCGAGACCCGGTTCCAGCCGGTCTATGTCGGCGACGTCGCCGAGGCCATCGCGCGCGGCGTGACCCGCGCGGACGCGGCCGGCCGCACCTATGAACTGGGCGGGCCGAGCCTCTACACCTTCCGGGAAGTGCTGGAGCTGGTGCGGCGTGAGACGGGTCGCGACCGGATGCTGGTTTCGGTGCCCTTCAGCGTCGCCAAGCCCCTGGGTTCGCTGCTGCAACTGAGCCGGTTCGTCGGGCTCACGCCGCCGCTGACGCGCGATCAGGTGCTGATGCTGGAGAAGGACAATGTAGTCGCCGCCGATGCGTTCGGCCTCAGCGATCTGGGCATCGACCATCCGGCCGGCATGGCGGCGATCGCCCCATCCTATCTGTGGCGCTACCGCGTCGGCGGCCAGTTCGCCGAAGCGCCCGCCCACTAA